The DNA segment GGGGGGAATATGGGGGGCATTGGATGCCCCCCATAAAGGGTGTAGACAAAAGCCTACACCCTTGGCAAAGGGCTAGTCTGCTTTTGTTGCTCGGATGTTTTAAAAGAGATGTTGTTATAGAATTTTGATGGTTTGGAGTTGATGCTCATGGCCAAATATCCAGGCGTATCCCCTTCGGTTACCCGCCGTCTGCCTCGGTATTACCGTTTTTTGGGGGAGCTGATGAACAGTGGGGCGGAGCGCATTTCTTCCCGGGAGTTTGCTGAGATTATCGGGCTCACAGCCTCGCAGATCCGGCAGGATCTCAACTGCTTCGGCGGCTTTGGCCAGCAGGGGTATGGCTATAATGTGGCCATGCTGTATCAGGAAATCGGGCGCATTCTGGGTGTGGATAGAATGCACCCTGCCATTCTCATTGGCGCCGGTAATCTGGGTCTTGCCATAGCCAATCATATGGCCTTTGAGCAGAGAGGCTTTAAGCTGGTTGGCATTTTCGATAACAACCCTAAGGTTGTGGGGCAGGAGATTCGGGGCCTGACTGTGCGCAGCATCAGTGAGTTGGTGGCTGTATGCGAAGAATATCGCCCTAAGGCCGCTTTTCTGTGCATTCCCAGAGGGGCCGCCATGGAGCTGGCGGATACACTGGTGGATATGGGAGTGAAGGGCTTCTGGAACTTTTCCCATTATGATCTTTCCATTGCTTATGGGGAGAAGATAGCGGTGGAAAATGTTCATCTGGGTGACAGCCTCATGACCCTTAGCTATCAGGTGAATCAGTTTATCGATGAGTAGAATATTTATGGGGGCAGCCATTGCCGCCCATTCAAAGCCCCGGTTCTTGGGATTTCCCAAGAACCGGGGCTTTTTGCAAGAACAGGCCTCCGGCACAGCCGGAGGTTCAAAAAGCTTTTGCGAGCCAAACAATATAAAAACTTTTTTAATGTAATAAAGATGCGGTCTGCCAACCGGGAGAAATATATCTCAAATAGCCTAGCCCATACATCTCGTTGCTAAATAAGTCCAGAAAGCATACGGGAGAAAACCACTGGCCTTCTTTACTGTGGAGTTTATATTCTTTTCGCATTTTCTTCGTCTCGTTGCCAGTATGCAGTAAAAGATGGGAGACATCGTTTGTTTTGCCTATAGCAAAAGTGGTGGCTTTTTGTTTCCTCATAGGACAATCCGAGCGATTCATATACATGGAAAGGAGGGGGCGATCGTGATTGAAGAAACGAATCCCAATTTCAGAGTTGGCAAGCGTGGACATAGAAGCAGTGAACAAAGAGGACTTAGTTGATGTGAGCGGCTTCACCTTTGATACGACTGTACCGCAGGAACAACGTGCGGCGAAAGTCATAGCAGCAGTAAAAAATCCCTATTGTTTTCGTGTGGGGGATATGGGTGTAAAGTTGGAATTTCCAGAGGACGCCCTACCCCTGCAAGATGTGTTTGCCGACTTTCTAAAACGCAAGAAAAGCGGACTGTAAAGCCAGTTTACAGTCCGTAACAACATTGTGTGCCTTATGCCAAAATAGCATAATATAGGTGCAAGGCAACAGAAAGGAGGCCGCTATGGCGAGGAAAAGCCGAGCAGATATTTCACAAACATCTATGGTGAGAAAATCCAGGAAAATATGGTACGTCGGACTTTATATTAGATTGTCCAAAGAGGATGAACGCCTGTTAAAACATGACGATTCCGAAAGCGTCAAAAATCAAGAAAAGATATTAAAAGCACATTTTTCCGCTCTGGATGATGGCGATGCATATGAGATTATCAAGGTGTTTATTGACGACGGCATATCGGGTACAACAGACGAAGAACGGGAAGATTTTCAAGATATGCTGGCTTATATTGAAGCAGGAAAGATAAATTGTGTTGCTGTGAAAGACCTAGCACGTTCTTTCCGTAACTATGGCGATCAGGGCTATTATTTAGATGATTATTTCCCTCGCCATAATATACGCTTTATCTCGTTATATCATCAAACGCTGGATAGTTATAAAGACCCACGCAACATGCGGAGTATTGCTGTGCCGATACAAGGCGTAATGAATGAAAATCATTGTGCCGAAACTTCTGATAAAGTCCGGGCGGTATTTGATATGAAGCGGGGCAACGGGGAGCATATCGGTTCCTTTGCCCCCTTTGGGTATTTGAAGCATCCGCAGAACAAGAACGCTTTGGTCATTGATGAAGCGGCCGCTGGCGTTGTCCGTGATATTTACACCATGTTTTTAGACGGTATGAGCAAAAATGCCATTGTACGAAACTTAAATGAACATGGCGTATTGTGCCCGGCGGCATATAAGCGGGAAGTTTTAAAGCAAAAGTATACCAATCCGAGCCTTGACCCTGCAAAAAAGTCTCTTTGGTCAGCGACATCCGTTACCACAATATTAAAGAACCGTATGTATTGCGGTGATATGGTACAGGGCCGATACCGCAAGAAAAGCTATAAAATCCATGTGCAGGAAAGAACGCCCGAAGAAGAATGGTATATCGTGG comes from the Oscillospiraceae bacterium MB08-C2-2 genome and includes:
- a CDS encoding redox-sensing transcriptional repressor Rex, with protein sequence MAKYPGVSPSVTRRLPRYYRFLGELMNSGAERISSREFAEIIGLTASQIRQDLNCFGGFGQQGYGYNVAMLYQEIGRILGVDRMHPAILIGAGNLGLAIANHMAFEQRGFKLVGIFDNNPKVVGQEIRGLTVRSISELVAVCEEYRPKAAFLCIPRGAAMELADTLVDMGVKGFWNFSHYDLSIAYGEKIAVENVHLGDSLMTLSYQVNQFIDE
- a CDS encoding recombinase family protein, whose product is MARKSRADISQTSMVRKSRKIWYVGLYIRLSKEDERLLKHDDSESVKNQEKILKAHFSALDDGDAYEIIKVFIDDGISGTTDEEREDFQDMLAYIEAGKINCVAVKDLARSFRNYGDQGYYLDDYFPRHNIRFISLYHQTLDSYKDPRNMRSIAVPIQGVMNENHCAETSDKVRAVFDMKRGNGEHIGSFAPFGYLKHPQNKNALVIDEAAAGVVRDIYTMFLDGMSKNAIVRNLNEHGVLCPAAYKREVLKQKYTNPSLDPAKKSLWSATSVTTILKNRMYCGDMVQGRYRKKSYKIHVQERTPEEEWYIVENTHEPIIERRIFEKVQALLMKDTRTGPQQKKLYLFSGFLRCADCGKATTRSQVKDTVYYFCRTYKDQSKTACTKHSIKHNRLEAAVLYGIRQQIYLAVDYSNTIAYINKEPLVKSQAVKLQNSIGQKEKELAKITRYKQVVWQDWKDGEISRIDYRHMREDYDSQMEELTQVIGTLKAEKEELENRIDAESPFLAVFKQFQNIEQLTRDVLVELVEQIKIHENGNISIKFKFTDELRRIIEYIEINCKSEAV